A stretch of Acropora muricata isolate sample 2 chromosome 7, ASM3666990v1, whole genome shotgun sequence DNA encodes these proteins:
- the LOC136922288 gene encoding cyclin-dependent kinase 7-like, whose product MLYNMEVRSKRYKKIDFLGEGQFATVYKAEDQETHTIVAVKKIKLGQRSEAKDGVNRTALREIKLLQEVRHPNIIGLLDVFGHKSNISLVFDFMETDLEVVIKDTSIVLSPANVKSYLIMTLQGLEHLHINWILHRDLKPNNLLIDNRGVLKIGDFGLARSYGSPTKVYTHQVVTRWYRSPELLFGARIYGTGVDIWAVGCILAELLLRVPFLPGSTDLDQLSRIFETLGTPSEESWPGVSSLPDFVEFKKFPGIPLKDIFSAAGDDLLDLLDRFLDCNPPGRVTATQALKMPYFSNKPIPTPGNLLPRPKIAVPAASKKAEETSLKRKIVDSLPATASTSAKKLVF is encoded by the exons ATGTTATACAACATGGAGGTTCGTTCAAAGCGTTACAAAAAGATCGATTTCCTGGGGGAAGGGCAG TTTGCGACAGTGTACAAAGCCGAAGATCAGGAAACTCATACCATCGTTGCAGTGAAGAAG ATCAAACTTGGGCAGCGAAGTGAAGCAAAGGATG GTGTCAACAGGACAGCTTTACGGGAAATCAAGCTTCTACAGGAAGTTCGACATCCTAATATTATAGGG CTTCTTGATGTATTTGGACACAAGTCTAACATCAGTTTGGTGTTTGATTTCATGGAGACAGACCTTGAG GTAGTGATAAAAGACACAAGTATCGTGTTAAGTCCTGCCAATGTTAAAAGTTACTTAATTATGACTCTGCAAGGTCTGGAGCATCTACACATCAATTGGATTCTTCACAGA GATTTAAAGCCTAATAATTTGCTAATTGATAACAGAGGTGTGCTTAAGATTGGTGACTTTGGACTTGCAAGATCATATGGAAGTCCAACCAAAGTTTACACTCACCAAGTGGTGACAAG ATGGTACAGGTCACCAGAGCTGTTATTTGGAGCTAGAATATATGGCACAGGGGTTGATATCTGGGCAGTTGGCTGCATTCTAGCAGAACTTCTCCTAAGG GTTCCATTTTTACCTGGAAGTACTGACTTGGATCAACTGAGCAGAATATTTGAAACTCTTGGCACTCCATCTGAAGAGTCCTGGCCA GGTGTGTCATCTTTGCCTGACTTTGTGGAGTTCAAAAAGTTTCCAGGAATTCCTctgaaagatattttttctgctgCTGGTGATGATTTATTGGATTTGCTTGACAGATTTCTTGACTGTAATCCTCCTGGTAGAGTTACTGCAACTCAG GCGCTTAAAATGCCATACTTTTCCAACAAACCAATTCCAACTCCTGGTAATCTGCTGCCACGCCCAAAAATAGCAGTTCCCGCTGCAAGCAAGAAGGCGGAGGAAACCTCTCTGAAGAGAAAAATAGTTGACTCTCTTCCTGCTACAG CCTCGACAAGCGCGAAAAAGTTAGTGTTTTAA